From a single Raphanus sativus cultivar WK10039 chromosome 3, ASM80110v3, whole genome shotgun sequence genomic region:
- the LOC108846783 gene encoding bidirectional sugar transporter SWEET9, whose amino-acid sequence MVFIKVHQLAFLFGLLGNIVSFGVFLSPVPTFYGIYKKKSSKGFQSIPYICALASATLLLFYGIMKTHAYLIISINTFGCFIEITYLFLYIIYAPREARIFTLKLILICNIGGLGILILLVNLLIPKQHRVSTVGWVCAAYSLAVFASPLSVMRKVIRTKSVEYMPFLLSLSLTLNAVMWFFYGLLIEDKFIAMPNILGFLFGITQMILYMMYHDSKKTDLPKLTSTENQPTNETNLNEVAIVAVELSDARAENVEGSVRPMKTPNSTTTA is encoded by the exons ATGGTGTTCATCAAAGTTCATCAACTTGCTTTTCTCTTTGGCCTTTTGG GAAACATTGTGTCTTTCGGGGTTTTCTTGTCTCCAGT GCCAACGTTCTATGGGATATACAAGAAGAAATCATCAAAAGGGTTTCAGTCGATACCGTACATATGTGCACTTGCAAGTgcaactcttcttctcttctacGGAATAATGAAGACACATGCTTATCTCATCATTAGCATCAACACCTTTGGATGCTTCATCGAAATCACCTACTTGTTTCTCTATATCATTTACGCACCAAGAGAGGCCAGG ATATTCACGTTGAAGTTGATATTGATATGCAACATTGGTGGACTTGGTATCTTGATCCTTCTCGTTAATCTTTTGATTCCAAAACAACACCGAGTCTCAACCGTTGGATGGGTTTGTGCTGCTTACAGTCTTGCCGTCTTTGCTTCTCCCTTGAGCGTTATG AGGAAGGTGATAAGGACGAAGAGTGTGGAATACATGCCGTTTCTTCTCTCATTGTCTCTCACTCTTAACGCCGTCATGTGGTTCTTTTATGGACTTCTTATCGAGGACAAATTCATTGCT ATGCCGAACATTCTTGGATTTCTATTCGGTATAACTCAGATGATACTATACATGATGTATCACGATTCAAAGAAAACGGATTTACCAAAACTCACATCTACAGAGAATCAACCAACAAATGAAACCAATCTGAATGAAGTTGCGATCGTGGCCGTTGAATTATCTGATGCTAGAGCAGAAAACGTTGAAGGATCGGTGAGGCCTATGAAGACTCCAAACTCAACCACCACTGCTTAA
- the LOC108837492 gene encoding ricin B-like lectin EULS3, which translates to MDPPFGHSHHHHHHHHHHQRDDDNEDDRPSFGAPPPPHNNFSDAPPPPPQPHFDPYAPPPPAPYRSEFDPYAPPPPYFEAPAPPPPQFGHVSHVAHHASEEPYQPDHHRYGGAYPPHNSSLESYGDGTAGVVHVSHHSSHQTENTPSGFHHFHDDENRLLPDNLAGLAGRRTVKVYSKAEPNFYLTIRDGQVILAPADPSDEAQHWYKDEKYSTRVKDAEGHPCFALVNKATGEAMKHSVGATQPVNLVRYDPDTLDESVLWTESKDMGDGYRTIRMVNNVGLNVDAFHGDSKSGGVRDGTTIVLWDWNKGDNQLWKIFPF; encoded by the exons ATGGATCCTCCCTTCGGCCACtcacaccaccaccaccaccaccatcaccaccaccaacGCGACGACGACAACGAAGACGATCGTCCATCCTTCGGCGCACCACCACCTCCACACAACAACTTCTCCGATGCTCCTCCTCCACCCCCTCAGCCTCATTTCGATCCCTACGCGCCTCCTCCGCCAGCGCCTTACCGATCGGAGTTCGACCCCTACGCTCCTCCTCCGCCTTACTTCGAAGCTCCGGCACCACCTCCTCCTCAGTTTGGTCACGTGAGCCACGTCGCCCACCACGCTTCCGAAGAACCATACCAACCAGACCACCACCGTTACGGAGGAGCTTACCCGCCGCATAATTCGTCCCTTGAAAGCTACGGAGACGGCACAGCCGGCGTCGTGCACGTGTCTCACCATAGCTCACATCAGACCGAAAACACTCCTTCTGGTTTCCACCACTTCCATGATGATGAGAACCGTCTTCTTCCTGATAATCTCGCCGGACTCGCCGGAAGACGAACGGTGAAGGTGTATTCTAAAGCAGAGCCTAACTTTTATCTGACGATCAGAGACGGTCAGGTCATTCTCGCCCCAGCCGATCCTTCTGATGAAGCTCAG CACTGGTACAAAGACGAGAAGTACAGTACTCGTGTGAAGGACGCAGAGGGTCATCCTTGTTTTGCTTTGGTTAACAAGGCCACTGGTGAAGCCATGAAGCATTCTGTGGGAGCTACACAACCC GTTAATCTAGTCAGATATGATCCTGATACGCTTGATGAGTCTGTGCTGTGGACTGAGAGCAAGGATATGGGTGATGGGTATCGGACCATAAGGATGGTAAACAATGTGGGGTTAAACGTTGATGCGTTTCACGGTGACAGCAAATCTGGTGGTGTTCGTGATGGCACAACTATTGTTCTCTGGGACTGGAACAAAGGAGACAACCAGCTTTGGAAGATCTTTCCTTTCT GA
- the LOC108837317 gene encoding LOW QUALITY PROTEIN: chromatin structure-remodeling complex protein SYD-like (The sequence of the model RefSeq protein was modified relative to this genomic sequence to represent the inferred CDS: inserted 2 bases in 2 codons; deleted 3 bases in 2 codons), translated as MSSSSSHNIELEAAKFLHKLIQDSKDEPSKLATKLYVILQHMKTSGKEHSMPYQVISRAMETVVNQHGLDIEALTSSRLPHAGGSTQMEDSGSAHMAGSSQVVGVSNEPKASLVENEMSKYDAFTSGRQLGGSTTASQAVYQGPGTRSNRSFDHESPSSLDSKPGNAQSHDRSEAMNQRDVKSNAKRKRGESSFSWDQNIDNSQQFDTHGAVDDQARKMSKVEMPAAGDVENLHVGLSSDAYTTSQGGWQNSEITAIRPPAHRDTGKSVAAEDVPPSGQLFKEQQLKQLRAQCLVFLALRNGLMPKKLHIDIALGNVFPKDDGFRRELLDQKGRTHSLSESGSIGEASAPSARMDNPTGRLAEMDFSSKETVIPRLEDKTSNAIFPDGQKLLLQSNTPDAPAQNQVSASHSELASSSGGVAKHAPVEMVGWVGTINRNDASTFESDELCAPDEEEGNMQPPPKYTMSQKWIMDRQNKRLLVDRSWSLKQQKVDQAIGARFNELKESVTSSEDISTKTKSVIELKKLQLLNLQRRLRSEFLYNFFKPIGNDVENLKSYKKHKHGRRIRQLEKYEQKMKEERQRRIRERQKEFFGEIEVHKERLDDLSKARRERWKGFNRYVKEFHKRKERFHREKVDKIQREKINLLKINDVEGYLRMVKDAKSDRVMQLLKETEKYLQKLGSKLKEAKSLASRFENEADEAPVEDKIENDDESDQAKHYLESNEKYYLMAHSIKENINEQPASLKGGKLREYQMNGLRWLLSLYNNHLNGILADEMGLGKTVQVISLICYLMDTKNDRGPFLVVVPSSVLPGWVSEINFWAPTIQKIVYCGPPEERRKLFKEQIVHQKFNVLLTTYEYLMNKHDRPKLSKILWHYIIIDEGHRIKNASCKLNADLKHYNSSHRLLLTGTPLQNNLEELWALLNFLLPNIFNSSEDFSQWFNKPFQSNGDNSAEEALLSEEENLLIINRLHQVLRPFVLRRLKHKVENELPEKIERLIRCEASAYQKLLMKRVEDNLGSLGNMKSRAVHNSVMELRNICNHPYLSQLHTEEVNSLIPEHYLPPVIRLCGKLEMLDRLLPKLKATDHRVLFFSTMTRLLDVMEDYLTFKGYKYLRLDGHTSGGDRGALIDGFNKSDSPYFIFLLSIRAGGVGVNLQAADTVIIFDTDWNPQVDLQAQARAHRIGQKRDVLVLRFETVNTVEEQVRASAEHKLGVANQSITAGFFDNNTSAEDRKEYLESLLRESKKEEAAPVLDDDALNDIIARRESEIDIFESIDNQRKEDEMETWKSLVHGSGSKSSAPIPPIPSRLVTEDDLKLLYEAMKMNNVPMVAVESNVGMKRKGGSVGGLDTQQYGRGKRAREVRSYEEQLTEEEFEKLCQTEPTDSPRGNEEGSEKSLPIATSNILGGITGETSLANDKVDILAGNTSEKSSANDKVDNLPGSTSDTVLPTSTALAPTPQSVEPLPKLQQPLKEVTEPVKRGRGRPKRADKTPTQLSASVAGRTHATVDARSPSVIGSDVTSGSLTSPDLSVPPGFQPLPASSSPAMPTRGRGRGRGRGRGAGRGRRVENMLHGADSSIGTQRTNXRASLSGDPVASNLATLPVSLVXIDTKVPKPIKGSSSNLESGPSIHSVTTALQPSPTVSLPESSLLDAPPGFGSGSHVQPLNVSEDSLVKKAAAIKSKPAVPVRNNQGSGVLKQPVNIPSSAALGPGQSQTTAPLSANQPLSPHLVGSTVEAQGASVLSPPAPMPVKRQGRKTPNRGDTPRRRGRRHAQASPAADGSSARSTVSTPQTEVKVGDSSGSKVTSVGDAVVQEQPHFNPSVAHSSASTSQEKRKEYLGTGGSGRKQTADVTDVARVMKEIFSETSLLKHKVGEPSETTVTNEPDGKSPEMMNMHIAKTSKAENIIQPADQNLGVETTSSSVSVGKQKSESSVMVDKIIKTSSDIEASVSNSDDITLQGAMLVDSERPVVESWLSRNKKVAASTDPNVQMAASVPNDTEEKKICGSSMLVDEIVKPSAGSKSPVDQSDDIACSMHCPR; from the exons atgtcgtcttcttcttcacataATATTGAGCTGGAGGCAGCTAAGTTCCTTCACAAGCTCATTCAAGACTCGAAAGATGAACCTTCGAAGCTAGCCACGAAACTCTATGTG ATACTGCAGCACATGAAAACCAGCGGGAAGGAACACTCAATGCCGTATCAAGTCATATCAAG GGCCATGGAGACTGTCGTCAATCAACATGGTCTTGACATTGAAGCTCTGACGTCCTCACGTCTTCCTCATGCTGGTGGTAGTACCCAAATGGAAGATTCTGGATCTGCACATATGGCtg GGTCTTCTCAAGTCGTTGGAGTTAGCAATGAGCCCAAAGCAAGTCTAGTTGAAAATGAGATGTCGAAATATGATGCATTCACTTCTGGTAGGCAGCTTGGTGGATCAACCACTGCATCACAAGCCGTTTACCAAGGGCCTGGAACTCGAAGTAATAGATCCTTCGACCATGAGAGTCCGTCCAGCTTGGATTCTAAGCCGGGAAATGCCCAATCTCACGATAGGAGCGAGGCAATGAATCAAAGAGATGTCAAGTCAAATGCAAAGAGAAAGAGGGGTGAATCATCGTTTTCGTGGGATCAGAACATAGATAATTCTCAACAGTTTGATACTCATGGGGCAGTTGATGACCAGGCTAGAAAAATGAGCAAAGTAGAAATGCCGGCAGCAG GTGACGTTGAGAATTTGCATGTCGGGTTGTCATCAGATGCATACACGACTTCTCAG GGTGGATGGCAAAACAGTGAAATCACAGCAATCAGGCCTCCAGCTCATAGAGATACTGGAAAATCTGTGGCAGCAGAGGATGTTCCGCCTTCAGGTCAACTTTTCAAAGAGCAACAATTGAAGCAGCTCAGAGCCCAGTGCCTTGTGTTCTTAGCTCTCAG AAATGGATTGATGCCAAAGAAGCTGCACATTGATATCGCCCTTGGAAATGTTTTCCCCAAAGATG ATGGTTTCCGCAGAGAACTCTTGGATCAGAAAGGAAGAACACATTCTCTTAGTGAATCGGGTAGCATTGGCGAAGCCTCAGCTCCATCAGCAAGAATGGATAATCCTACCGGAAGATTGGCTGAAATGGACTTCTCATCAAAAGAAACAGTGATTCCACGTTTGGAGGACAAAACCTCAAATGCTATATTTCCTGATGGACAAAAGCTTCTTCTGCAATCTAACACTCCAGATGCTCCAGCGCAAAATCAGGTTTCTGCTAGTCATTCTGAGCTGGCTTCTTCTTCAGGAGGTGTAGCCAAACACGCACCGGTAGAGATGGTGGGGTGGGTTGGAACTATTAACCGTAATGATGCTTCAACTTTTGAATCAGACGAATTATGTGCTCCAG ATGAAGAGGAAGGTAACATGCAACCGCCGCCTAAATACACCATGTCACAGAAGTGGATTATGGATCGACAGAATAAGAGACTTTTGGTTGATCGGAGTTGGAGTCTTAAACAGCAGAAAGTAGACCAGGCAATTGGTGCACGGTTCAATGAGTTGAAG GAATCTGTTACTTCGTCGGAGGATATATCTACAAAGACCAAGAGTGTAATAGAACTGAAAAAGCTTCAGCTGTTAAATCTGCAACGTCGTTTGAGAAG TGAGTTTCTTTACAACTTCTTCAAACCTATTGGAAACGATGTTGAGAACCTAAAGTCATATAAAAAACATAAGCATGGCCGGCGGATTAGACAGCTTGAGAAGTATGAGCAGAAGATGAAGGAAGAGCGACAGAGGAGAATTCGTGAGAGGCAGAAGGAGTTCTTTGGGGAGATAGAAGTTCACAA GGAAAGGCTTGATGACTTATCCAAAGCTAGGAGAGAAAGGTGGAAGGGCTTCAATAGATATGTAAAGGAGTTCCACAAAAGAAAGGAACGTTTTCATCGTGAAAAGGTTGACAAAATTCAACGGGAGAAGATTAATTTGTTAAAGATTAATGATGTGGAGGGTTATCTTCGTATGGTGAAG GATGCAAAGTCAGACAGAGTAATGCAACTACTCAAAGAGACAGAAAAGTACCTTCAAAAGCTTGGATCCAAGTTAAAGGAGGCAAAATCTTTGGCCAGTCGATTTGAGAATGAGGCAGATGAGGCACCTGTTGAGGATAAAATTGAAAATGATGATGAGAGTGACCAGGCAAAG CACTACCTGGAAAGCAATGAAAAATACTACTTGATGGCTCACAG cataaaagaaaatattaacgAGCAGCCAGCTTCCCTAAAGGGTGGAAAATTAAGGGA GTACCAAATGAATGGCCTAAGGTGGCTTCTTTCCCTGTACAACAATCATTTAAATGGCATTCTAGCTGATGAGATGGGCCTCGGAAAAACTGTTCAG GTTATTTCGTTGATTTGCTATCTGATGGACACAAAAAATGATAGAGGTCCCTTCTTGGTTGTTGTACCATCCTCTGTGCTGCCTGGCTGGGTGTCAGAAATTAACTTTTGGGCCCCTACAATTCAGAAAATTGTCTATTGTGGCCCTCCGGAGGAGAGGCGCAAGCTCTTCAA GGAGCAAATTGTTCATCAGAAGTTCAATGTGCTTCTGACAACATATGAATATCTAATGAACAAGCACGATAGGCCTAAATTAAGCAAGATCCTTTGGCATTACATTATTATTGACGAAGGACATCGCATAAAGAATGCATCTTGCAAGTTAAATGCGGACCTGAAACACTACAATAGTTCCCACCGACTCCTGTTAACTGGGACGCCATTGCAG AACAACCTGGAAGAATTGTGGGCGCTGCTTAATTTCCTGTTGCCTAATATATTCAACTCGTCAGAAGACTTCTCACAGTGGTTTAACAAACCATTTCAAAGTAATGGAGATAATTCTGCTGAAGAG GCGTTGCTATCAGAAGAGGAGAATCTGCTGATTATCAATCGTCTTCACCAAGTTCTTAGACCATTCGTGTTACGGCGGCTGAAACATAAG GTTGAGAATGAACTTCCTGAAAAGATAGAGAGACTCATACGGTGCGAGGCTTCTGCATATCAGAAGCTGTTGATGAAGAGGGTTGAGGATAATCTGGGCTCGCTTGGAAACATGAAG TCGCGTGCAGTGCACAACTCAGTGATGGAGCTTCGGAATATTTGCAATCATCCATATCTCAGCCAACTTCATACAGAGGAG GTGAATAGCTTAATTCCTGAGCATTATCTGCCTCCGGTAATAAGACTCTGTGGGAAGCTTGAGATGTTGGACCGGCTCTTGCCCAAACTCAAAGCAACAGACCATCGG GTTCTCTTCTTTTCAACAATGACGAGGCTTCTTGATGTTATGGAGGATTACCTCACCTTCAAGGGATACAAATACCTTAGGTTAGATGGGCACACATCTGGGGGTGATCGCGGTGCTCTTATTGACGGATTTAACAAGTCTGATTCACCATATTTCATCTTTTTGTTGAG CATCCGGGCTGGTGGAGTAGGAGTTAATCTTCAAGCTGCTGATACCGTGATAATATTTGACACCGACTGGAATCCTCAG GTTGATCTACAAGCTCAAGCAAGGGCTCACAGGATTGGCCAGAAAAGAGATGTTCTAGTTCTTCGTTTTGAAACG GTCAATACTGTTGAGGAGCAAGTTAGAGCTTCAGCCGAACATAAGCTTGGAGTTGCTAACCAGAGTATAACTGCTGGCTTCTTCGACAATAACACAAG CGCTGAAGATCGTAAGGAATATTTGGAATCCCTATTACGTGAGTCAAAGAAAGAGGAGGCTGCTCCAGTGTTGGACGATGATGCCCTAAATGATATTATAGCCCGAAG GGAGTCGGAGATTGATATTTTTGAATCCATCGATaatcaaagaaaagaagatgagatG GAAACCTGGAAGAGCCTGGTACATGGGTCAGGGTCAAAAAGTTCTGCACCGATACCACCTATCCCCTCTCGTCTTGTTACTGAGGATGACTTAAAACTGCTCTATGAAGCAATGAAAATGAATAATGTCCCGATGGTTGCAGTAGAGTCAAATGTTGGCATGAAGCGGAAGGGTGGTTCGGTAGGAGGCTTGGATACTCAGCAGTATGGAAGAGGCAAACGCGCAAGAGAG GTTCGATCTTATGAAGAGCAACTGACAGAGGAGGAGTTTGAAAAGTTGTGCCAGACTGAGCCAACCGATTCTCCCAGAGGCAATGAAGAAGGAAGTGAGAAGAGCTTGCCAATTGCTACATCAAATATTCTGGGTGGAATCACTGGTGAAACGAGTTTGGCAAATGATAAAGTAGATATTCTGGCTGGAAACACTAGTGAAAAGAGTTCTGCAAATGATAAAGTAGATAATCTGCCTGGAAGCACTAGTGACACAGTCCTCCCCACATCTACGGCATTGGCACCGACTCCACAATCCGTGGAACCTCTACCGAAATTACAGCAGCCACTGAAAGAAGTAACAGAACCTGTAAAACGGGGACGTGGCAGGCCAAAAAGAGCTGATAAAACGCCGACTCAATTATCTGCATCAGTTGCAGGCAGGACACATGCGACAGTGGATGCCAGATCACCTTCAGTTATTGGTTCCGATGTTACCTCTGGAAGTCTTACTTCCCCTGATTTATCTGTTCCGCCTGGTTTTCAACCACTTCCAGCTTCCAGTTCTCCCGCAATGCCAACGAGAGGTCGGGGCAGGGGAAGAGGCAGGGGACGTGGCGCGGGAAGAGGAAGGAGAGTGGAAAATATGTTGCATGGCGCTGACAGTTCCATAGGTACTCAGAGAACTA GCCGAGCATCTCTTTCTGGTGATCCTGTAGCGTCCAATTTAGCAACTCTTCCCGTCTCTTTGG ATATTGATACAAAAGTCCCTAAGCCTATTAAAGGAAGTAGTTCTAATCTTGAGTCGGGGCCTTCCATACATTCTGTTACCACTGCGCTGCAGCCCTCTCCTACTGTCTCCCTACCAGAAAGTAGCCTGCTAGATGCACCTCCTGGTTTTGGTTCTGGATCC CATGTTCAGCCGCTAAATGTATCGGAGGATTCCTTGGTAAAAAAGGCAGCTGCTATAAAGAGCAAGCCTGCTGTTCCA GTTAGAAATAACCAGGGTTCAGGAGTTCTAAAACAGCCAGTTAACATACCAAGCTCTGCTGCTTTAG gcCCAGGTCAAAGTCAGACAACTGCACCTTTAAGTGCTAATCAGCCATTGAGTCCCCACCTTGTTGGTTCTACAGTTGAAG CTCAAGGCGCCAGTGTTCTTTCTCCTCCTGCACCCATGCCTGTGAAGAGGCAAGGTCGGAAGACGCCAAACAGAGGAGATACCCCTAGACGGCGAGGAAGGAGACATGCTCAAGCTTCACCCGCTGCTGATGGCTCTTCTGCACGGAGTACAGTATCAACACCACAAACTGAGGTCAAGGTTGGTGATTCATCAGGATCCAAAGTTACATCAGTTGGTGACGCTGTTGTCCAAGAACAACCCCATTTCAACCCGTCAGTTGCACACTCGTCTGCCAGTACAAGTCAGGAAAAAAGGAAAGAATATTTAGGTACTGGTGGTTCTGGAAGGAAACAAACTGCTGATGTGACTGATGTTGCTCGTGTCATGAAAGAGATATTTTCAGAAACTTCCCTGTTAAAGCATAAAGTTGGGGAGCCTTCTGAAACAACGGTAACAAATGAGCCAGATGGAAAATCCCCGGAAATGATGAATATGCACATAGCTAAGACCAGCAAGGCAGAGAATATAATCCAACCTGCCGATCAAAACTTGGGAGTAGAAACAACCAGTTCCAGTGTTTCAGTCGGAAAGCAAAAGTCAGAGTCTTCAGTCATGGTTGATAAGATCATTAAGACTTCATCTGATATTGAGGCTTCTGTTTCTAACTCTGATGATATAACACTCCAAGGTGCTATGCTCGTTGACTCGGAACGTCCTGTGGTAGAGAGTTGGTTGAGTCGGAACAAGAAAGTTGCAGCATCAACTGATCCAAACGTACAAATGGCAGCATCTGTTCCCAATGAtacagaagaaaagaaaatttgtgGTTCTTCTATGCTGGTCGATGAAATTGTAAAACCTTCAGCTGGATCCAAGTCTCCTGTTGATCAGTCTGATGATATCGCATGCTCAATGCACTGTCCCCGTTGA